One part of the Phycisphaeraceae bacterium genome encodes these proteins:
- a CDS encoding PAS domain S-box protein → MGSQRRTHTQRAHRHVRWHLVYLVLAAIDVSVVLGSLTLNYWLSSLYKSSVQATSTLSQRINDIADARNTTSAVNVIINDLFGHSARVPNSDSFSHEIATLRNKAGALHNALHAKIHRGNKESQQHAAAFALALDRVADALNELEVSGQRVLSIFHDNGPAAAGIAMSEFDRTTARFLRSLDALEAMCVKRIGEYQQDQLERNNIIQTVEYITAGWLLIMIIAIVSYARRLARAMTSAENDLHIAKQSADEARERLAAYQTAIDHHSIVAMTDVRGTITEVNDLFCQISGYSREELVGRNHRILNSGKHPKSFWVEAWRTFANGSTWRAEVCNRRKDGSLYWVDTSITPMFDNENSITGYCAVRTDITRNREREEALQETAMALDSATDCIFIFDAQSLKFVYINRGAQEQVGYTEDELLSMTPLDIKPDFDKESFLRHVYPLVSKRESSITFRTDHLHKDGHRIPVEVTLQLVENLGSHGRFVAIVRDISERLTFEKGLQNAREAAEHASRVKSEFLANMSHEIRTPMTSILGYTDLLTSDETYTNNPELAQEALHTIKSNVHHLLNIINDILDVSKIEVGRMTIERVAVDIGEIVENITAIVRPNAERKQLDFLVESLTPIPAQVLTDPTRVYQMLSNLLGNAVKFTDRGSVSLKISYAPHSQSDGLLTFSVEDTGIGMTPEQVESISRFHAFSQADSSTTRKFGGTGLGLRISNSLAQLLGGSLRVQSEYGVGSTFELTLPVMLANSTHEHRSAQSQLLETVEDTTSYVDQSEPLLGCRILLAEDGADNQRLVRYHLAHAGADVEIAENGQIAVDAVVQSQRASNPFDLVLMDMQMPVMDGYDATRMLRQRGYLLPIIALTAHAMSGDRKRCTDAGCSDYLTKPIDKIVLIELCSRWILQSSYQR, encoded by the coding sequence GTGGGCAGCCAAAGAAGAACCCACACACAACGTGCCCACAGGCATGTACGATGGCATCTGGTCTATCTGGTTCTCGCAGCCATTGATGTAAGTGTCGTCCTCGGCAGTCTGACATTGAACTACTGGCTCAGTTCGCTCTACAAATCCTCGGTTCAGGCAACATCAACACTTTCACAAAGAATCAATGACATTGCCGATGCACGCAACACAACATCAGCGGTCAATGTCATCATCAATGATCTCTTTGGGCACTCCGCAAGAGTTCCGAACTCCGATAGCTTTTCACACGAAATAGCAACGCTCCGCAACAAGGCAGGCGCCCTTCACAATGCCTTACACGCAAAAATCCACCGCGGAAACAAAGAAAGCCAGCAGCACGCTGCAGCGTTTGCACTAGCGTTGGATAGAGTCGCTGATGCACTCAACGAACTGGAAGTATCCGGACAGCGTGTTCTGAGTATATTTCATGACAACGGTCCAGCCGCAGCAGGCATCGCTATGTCTGAGTTCGATCGCACCACAGCAAGATTTCTGCGATCGCTCGATGCACTCGAAGCCATGTGCGTGAAGCGTATTGGGGAATACCAGCAGGATCAGCTTGAGCGGAACAACATTATCCAGACCGTAGAATACATCACCGCTGGATGGCTGCTGATCATGATCATCGCCATTGTGTCATATGCACGGCGACTTGCGCGTGCGATGACATCGGCCGAAAATGATTTACATATCGCAAAACAGAGCGCAGACGAGGCAAGGGAACGTCTGGCTGCATATCAAACCGCCATCGACCACCATTCGATTGTCGCAATGACCGATGTGCGTGGCACCATCACAGAAGTAAACGATTTGTTCTGCCAAATCAGCGGGTATAGCCGAGAGGAGTTGGTTGGTAGGAACCATCGAATCCTTAACTCAGGCAAGCACCCAAAGTCGTTCTGGGTTGAAGCATGGCGCACCTTCGCCAATGGAAGCACATGGCGAGCCGAAGTGTGCAACAGACGGAAGGACGGCTCATTGTACTGGGTTGACACATCGATTACACCGATGTTCGACAACGAAAACAGCATTACTGGATACTGCGCCGTCCGAACAGATATTACACGAAACCGTGAACGCGAGGAGGCACTGCAGGAGACCGCTATGGCTCTTGACAGTGCAACAGACTGCATCTTCATCTTTGACGCACAGTCTCTGAAGTTTGTCTATATAAACCGAGGTGCACAGGAACAGGTCGGATACACAGAAGACGAACTGCTCTCCATGACGCCGCTCGATATCAAACCAGACTTCGACAAGGAGAGTTTCCTTCGTCATGTGTATCCACTTGTAAGCAAACGCGAATCGTCAATCACATTCCGGACCGACCATCTCCATAAAGACGGGCATCGGATCCCAGTCGAAGTCACTCTGCAACTCGTCGAAAACCTCGGGTCACACGGACGCTTTGTTGCAATTGTTCGAGACATCAGCGAGCGTCTCACATTCGAGAAGGGGTTGCAGAATGCACGCGAAGCCGCCGAGCATGCCAGCAGAGTCAAGAGCGAGTTCCTGGCAAACATGAGCCACGAGATTCGTACTCCGATGACATCAATTCTTGGATATACAGATCTACTCACATCAGATGAGACCTACACCAACAACCCCGAACTCGCGCAGGAAGCACTGCACACAATCAAATCAAATGTTCATCATCTACTGAACATCATTAACGACATCCTCGACGTTTCAAAGATTGAAGTCGGTCGCATGACCATCGAGCGAGTTGCAGTCGATATTGGAGAGATTGTTGAAAATATTACAGCAATTGTGCGGCCGAATGCCGAAAGAAAGCAGCTCGATTTTCTTGTTGAATCGCTCACGCCAATCCCTGCACAGGTGCTGACTGATCCAACCCGCGTGTACCAGATGCTCTCCAATCTTCTCGGCAACGCTGTGAAGTTCACCGACCGTGGATCAGTTTCACTGAAAATAAGCTACGCACCACACTCGCAGTCAGACGGCCTGCTCACATTTTCAGTGGAAGACACCGGTATTGGCATGACGCCTGAACAAGTCGAAAGTATCTCTCGGTTCCATGCGTTCTCCCAAGCGGACAGCTCAACCACGCGCAAGTTTGGTGGGACTGGACTGGGTTTACGCATCAGCAACTCACTTGCCCAGCTTCTCGGCGGATCCCTTCGTGTTCAATCCGAGTATGGCGTTGGCAGTACCTTTGAGCTCACATTGCCCGTAATGCTTGCAAACTCGACACACGAGCACAGATCGGCACAGTCACAGTTGCTTGAAACAGTTGAGGACACAACATCATATGTTGATCAATCGGAACCACTGCTTGGTTGCCGTATTCTGCTCGCAGAGGATGGAGCCGACAACCAGCGTCTCGTGCGATACCACTTGGCTCATGCTGGCGCCGATGTTGAGATTGCAGAGAATGGACAGATTGCAGTTGATGCTGTAGTGCAGAGCCAGCGCGCAAGCAACCCCTTCGATCTTGTGCTGATGGACATGCAAATGCCTGTCATGGACGGGTATGACGCAACACGCATGCTTCGACAGCGGGGGTATCTGCTGCCGATCATCGCGCTGACTGCGCACGCGATGTCCGGGGATAGAAAACGCTGTACCGATGCTGGATGCTCGGATTATCTTACAAAGCCTATTGACAAGATCGTGCTGATTGAACTGTGCAGCCGCTGGATCTTGCAATCCTCATATCAAAGGTAA
- a CDS encoding short-chain fatty acid transporter, whose translation MLATLGDRISRIFRAVVPDPFVIAVLLTLLVLGLAWWRVDANAPEGVGPFDSFVQVIGFWSDPSNGIWKFLGFGMQMCLILVTGFTLAESPPVNRLLTRLADVPRSGRSAVALVAVVSCSLSLINWGFGLIGGALFATFVGRAMSKRGIHAPMPILAAAAYMSLMVWHGGLSGTAPLKVTTPAQIADVLPEGVILEPIPLSRTILSPLNMVITFGLVAIAATVLFLLVHKDTIDPKQVAESSHAPRASHSRTPPSDSDRSILVKLLEDSPIINMCLAAMIGIWAWKFYVPDSGGIAQSGIMRLSPDEVNLTMLMLGLILHGTPRRFLSSVERAAGSCGGIILQFPLYAGIMGMMHASGLTAWIADGIASIGTRSTLPALTCVSAGVVNLFVPSGGGQWAVQGPIVVKSAVDAGADVPTMVMALSYGDQLTNMLQPFWALPLLAITGVRARDMVGYSAIVMVIAFVWVIGCLLVAGML comes from the coding sequence ATGCTTGCAACGCTCGGAGACCGTATCAGCCGCATCTTTCGCGCCGTTGTTCCGGACCCATTCGTTATCGCGGTCCTGCTGACGCTGCTTGTGCTTGGCCTTGCGTGGTGGCGGGTTGACGCCAATGCTCCGGAAGGAGTGGGACCTTTCGACAGCTTTGTGCAGGTCATTGGGTTCTGGTCGGATCCATCAAACGGGATCTGGAAGTTTCTTGGGTTTGGTATGCAGATGTGCCTGATCCTGGTCACTGGATTCACACTTGCAGAATCACCACCTGTCAATCGTCTTCTGACACGTCTTGCCGACGTGCCCCGATCCGGCAGATCGGCAGTGGCTCTGGTTGCGGTGGTGTCCTGCTCACTTAGTCTGATCAACTGGGGGTTCGGGCTGATTGGTGGTGCGCTGTTTGCGACGTTTGTTGGCAGGGCGATGTCAAAGCGAGGTATTCATGCACCGATGCCAATCCTTGCTGCCGCAGCGTATATGTCTTTGATGGTCTGGCACGGCGGGCTGAGCGGTACAGCACCATTGAAAGTAACGACGCCAGCACAGATCGCAGACGTGCTTCCTGAGGGTGTGATTCTCGAACCCATTCCACTTTCCAGGACGATCCTCAGCCCATTGAATATGGTCATCACGTTCGGTCTTGTCGCCATTGCTGCAACTGTCTTGTTCCTGCTTGTCCATAAGGACACGATTGATCCAAAGCAAGTTGCAGAATCATCGCACGCACCTCGCGCTTCACACAGCAGAACACCCCCGAGTGATTCCGATCGTTCGATCCTTGTCAAACTACTGGAGGATTCGCCAATTATCAATATGTGCCTTGCTGCAATGATCGGGATCTGGGCATGGAAGTTTTACGTGCCAGATTCTGGTGGGATTGCCCAATCGGGAATCATGAGGCTTTCGCCAGACGAAGTGAACTTGACCATGCTGATGCTCGGCTTGATCCTGCACGGCACACCCCGGCGCTTTCTGAGTTCAGTCGAGCGTGCGGCTGGAAGTTGCGGGGGGATCATTCTCCAGTTTCCGCTCTATGCGGGGATCATGGGCATGATGCACGCGAGTGGATTGACCGCGTGGATAGCTGATGGCATTGCGAGCATCGGCACACGCTCAACATTGCCTGCGCTGACCTGTGTTTCGGCAGGCGTAGTAAATCTCTTCGTGCCATCGGGTGGAGGCCAATGGGCTGTGCAGGGCCCGATTGTCGTCAAGAGTGCAGTGGATGCGGGTGCTGATGTGCCGACAATGGTGATGGCGCTGTCGTATGGCGATCAACTGACCAACATGCTCCAGCCATTCTGGGCTTTGCCATTGCTTGCGATTACTGGTGTTCGAGCCCGCGACATGGTTGGATATTCGGCGATTGTCATGGTTATCGCGTTCGTGTGGGTGATTGGGTGCCTGCTGGTTGCTGGCATGCTCTGA
- the truB gene encoding tRNA pseudouridine(55) synthase TruB, producing the protein MTHTDLPTPTGFLVVDKPYRLSSTSIVSVVKARLRHGGAPKRIKVGHGGTLDPLASGVLVVLVGKATKLCDRVMQGTKTYRATIDLSRTSDTDDLEGELTDVHVAAPPTRETVDHVLQSKFTGTVMQTPPIHSAIFVNGKRAYDLARRGHDVQLEARPIQIDAISIERYEFPELEISVTCGKGTYIRSLARDVGVALKCGGMLTGLRRTQVGLFSLEHAYTLDDVPDPLMQEHLLSIDMINATS; encoded by the coding sequence ATGACGCACACTGACTTACCAACCCCTACAGGTTTCCTTGTCGTTGACAAGCCGTACAGACTCTCGTCGACATCAATCGTGAGCGTGGTCAAGGCTCGTCTGCGTCATGGCGGCGCGCCGAAGCGGATTAAGGTCGGGCATGGCGGCACGCTTGATCCACTTGCGTCGGGCGTGCTGGTGGTACTGGTCGGCAAAGCAACGAAGCTTTGTGATCGGGTGATGCAAGGCACAAAGACCTATCGCGCGACGATTGATCTCTCGCGCACATCCGACACCGACGATCTTGAGGGTGAACTCACAGATGTTCATGTTGCAGCACCGCCGACGCGCGAGACAGTTGACCATGTGCTTCAATCAAAGTTCACGGGCACCGTTATGCAGACGCCACCGATACACAGCGCGATCTTTGTCAACGGGAAGCGGGCGTACGACCTTGCCCGTCGAGGGCACGATGTGCAACTTGAAGCGCGTCCGATCCAGATTGATGCGATTTCAATCGAGCGATACGAGTTTCCCGAACTTGAGATCTCGGTGACGTGCGGCAAGGGGACATATATCCGCAGTCTGGCGCGGGACGTTGGTGTTGCACTGAAATGCGGCGGTATGTTGACAGGACTCAGGCGGACTCAGGTCGGTCTGTTCTCACTTGAGCACGCATACACCCTCGACGACGTGCCCGATCCACTCATGCAGGAGCATCTGCTTTCTATAGACATGATCAATGCGACCAGTTAG
- a CDS encoding glycosyltransferase family 39 protein: MFTRGKNLPGFTTQRSSSTQRSGKTLFDRLKLLARCTRGWRGGAFVTLICLAVYVPGLFSLPVVDRDEARFAQASRQMFESVALPDDAKRSPDHDGGLAIPMLQDKPRLNKPPMIYWLQSASAAILTVGDPSRDAIWMYRIPSVLAAIGVSLLTWHLGRRMYTDLVGVLAGWIIAVAPVFAWEATQARADMALVFVTLASMVLLWRVVERTTRKRDESSLVHTQSMWRCPLDVAAMWILISLGILTKGPITPMVFGLSVVSLALMDRRMRIMRAVKPVHGVIIVVLMLTPWVTMVSQQYGLKNYIDLVMHETVGRSASSREGHWGPPGYHTLLQTVLMWPGSLVTYLSVWWFWKLGKPTKAHSDSVDLRARFLLAWLLPSWIVFELVATKLPHYTMPMYPALAIISARGILGAAGGKLGNMLSPVRVVAVVVWFGIGLVVLIGPSVAIDKTGVLDFASEEVFVRSVSILGFVCIAAICAILLGSWAWFTRRFVRTLLVSLIVVSIAMPLLTSLVFPLAMGLSTDLRELIDDLDPTGLRPVAGVGYHEDSMVFLTRGRYERLSQDDMFNWMEAHEDGVLVVSVDTADKETPPRMQEYMWFGSGTIGFNYTNGKELTLLVMHYDPGFIDRMDRLKQELGSQP; the protein is encoded by the coding sequence ATGTTCACAAGGGGAAAGAACCTGCCAGGATTCACGACACAACGCTCCTCATCGACCCAGCGTTCGGGCAAGACCCTGTTTGATCGGCTCAAACTGCTGGCCCGGTGTACGCGCGGCTGGCGTGGCGGCGCGTTTGTGACGCTGATTTGTCTTGCAGTGTATGTCCCGGGATTGTTCTCTCTGCCTGTGGTCGATCGCGATGAGGCCCGATTTGCCCAGGCATCGCGTCAGATGTTCGAATCTGTTGCACTACCGGACGATGCAAAGCGTTCCCCGGATCATGATGGCGGGCTCGCGATCCCCATGCTTCAGGACAAGCCAAGACTCAACAAGCCGCCGATGATCTACTGGCTGCAGAGCGCCAGTGCGGCGATCCTGACAGTTGGGGATCCGAGCAGGGATGCTATCTGGATGTACCGCATTCCGAGCGTGCTTGCGGCGATTGGCGTGTCACTCCTCACGTGGCATCTTGGCCGGCGCATGTACACAGACCTTGTTGGTGTGCTTGCGGGATGGATCATTGCGGTAGCACCGGTGTTTGCGTGGGAAGCGACGCAGGCGCGCGCGGACATGGCGTTGGTGTTTGTTACACTTGCGTCGATGGTGTTGCTGTGGCGGGTTGTTGAGCGGACGACACGGAAACGCGATGAATCATCTCTGGTACACACGCAATCGATGTGGCGTTGCCCGCTTGATGTTGCTGCGATGTGGATTCTGATCTCGCTGGGCATCCTGACAAAGGGCCCTATCACGCCGATGGTGTTTGGATTGAGTGTTGTTTCACTCGCGTTGATGGACAGGCGCATGCGCATCATGCGCGCAGTCAAACCCGTGCATGGTGTCATCATTGTTGTGCTGATGCTCACGCCATGGGTGACGATGGTGTCTCAGCAGTATGGCCTCAAGAACTACATTGATCTGGTGATGCACGAGACGGTGGGTCGGAGCGCGTCGTCACGCGAGGGACACTGGGGACCGCCCGGATATCACACACTTCTTCAGACGGTGCTGATGTGGCCCGGTTCACTGGTGACATATCTGAGCGTCTGGTGGTTCTGGAAGCTTGGAAAGCCGACGAAAGCACACAGCGACAGTGTGGATCTGCGAGCGAGATTTCTACTAGCGTGGCTCCTGCCCTCGTGGATCGTGTTCGAACTTGTCGCAACGAAACTGCCGCACTACACGATGCCGATGTATCCAGCGCTGGCGATCATCAGCGCGCGTGGGATTCTCGGCGCAGCGGGTGGAAAACTCGGCAACATGCTGAGCCCTGTGCGCGTTGTTGCGGTGGTTGTGTGGTTCGGGATCGGGCTGGTCGTGCTCATTGGTCCTTCTGTTGCGATTGACAAGACCGGGGTGCTGGATTTCGCATCTGAGGAAGTGTTTGTCAGATCAGTGAGTATCCTGGGATTCGTCTGTATCGCAGCGATTTGTGCGATTCTTCTTGGCAGCTGGGCATGGTTTACGCGCCGGTTCGTACGAACACTGCTTGTGTCGCTGATCGTGGTGTCAATTGCAATGCCACTACTGACGAGCCTGGTTTTTCCGCTCGCGATGGGGCTGAGTACTGATCTTCGTGAGTTGATCGATGACCTCGATCCAACGGGATTGCGTCCTGTGGCTGGAGTCGGGTATCACGAGGACAGCATGGTGTTCCTGACGCGAGGCCGGTATGAGCGACTCTCGCAAGACGACATGTTCAACTGGATGGAAGCACATGAAGATGGTGTGTTGGTTGTATCTGTTGATACTGCTGATAAAGAAACACCACCTCGAATGCAGGAGTACATGTGGTTCGGTTCCGGGACCATCGGATTCAACTACACAAACGGGAAGGAGCTAACTCTCCTTGTTATGCATTACGATCCCGGTTTCATTGATCGCATGGATCGGTTGAAACAGGAACTTGGTTCTCAGCCATGA
- a CDS encoding phosphatase PAP2 family protein has protein sequence MNPGRFFPLVNMRDALDYNRALAFPIRFVHMLLAPILACMTRARIGPNVWLYRCTIVIVLLLVASLFDSMLDGGHGIRGLGGDVRRELEAWQQFGGITSIVVIALVVWKMDPLGSQRIWPIVVAPVFASLLCMIVKITVGRTRPKHGDASLILGPFGSQPVEAGGDLKLVHSWELWEKGHSELWSFPSSHTASAAAIALVLAAFYPRLRPIAWGLVAIVGFGRIATGAHFATDVVGGAVVGLLAGMLAMRLQTQFRQTNQAISL, from the coding sequence GTGAATCCTGGCAGGTTCTTTCCCCTTGTGAACATGCGCGATGCGCTCGACTATAACCGCGCACTGGCGTTCCCGATTCGATTTGTCCACATGCTGCTCGCACCAATCCTCGCCTGCATGACGCGGGCAAGGATCGGACCAAATGTCTGGCTCTACCGCTGCACCATCGTGATCGTGCTGCTGCTTGTCGCATCGTTGTTTGACAGCATGCTTGATGGTGGGCACGGCATCAGAGGACTCGGAGGCGATGTTCGCCGAGAACTCGAAGCCTGGCAGCAGTTCGGCGGCATTACGTCAATCGTGGTCATCGCTCTCGTCGTGTGGAAGATGGATCCGCTCGGATCACAAAGGATCTGGCCGATCGTTGTTGCTCCTGTCTTCGCATCGCTGCTGTGCATGATTGTGAAGATAACAGTCGGCCGCACTCGTCCAAAGCACGGCGATGCATCGCTCATTCTGGGGCCGTTTGGATCTCAACCAGTCGAAGCTGGGGGCGATCTCAAACTGGTCCATTCATGGGAACTTTGGGAGAAGGGCCACAGTGAGCTCTGGTCGTTCCCGTCAAGCCACACAGCAAGCGCAGCCGCGATCGCGCTTGTGCTGGCAGCCTTCTATCCCAGGCTCCGTCCGATCGCATGGGGACTGGTGGCGATTGTGGGATTTGGTCGAATAGCGACCGGCGCCCACTTTGCGACAGATGTCGTTGGTGGCGCAGTCGTGGGACTCCTTGCGGGCATGCTCGCGATGAGATTGCAGACCCAGTTCCGGCAGACAAATCAGGCGATCAGCCTATAG